One genomic region from Synergistaceae bacterium encodes:
- the rho gene encoding transcription termination factor Rho: MIQHPKPKYTYAMLSSKNAADLRRLAKELDINIPASIRKDDLIITILKAQAESMNYRFGGGTLEILPENFGFLRPKGMLPTDSDVYLSSSQIRRFGLRNGDVIWGLIRPPRDQEHYEALLRVETVNFSDPEHSRRRPMFAQLTPIFPDHRLSLEYDPKDLATRLVDMFAPIGLGQRALLVSPPKAGKTTLLKRIAKAITANSPDIILMALLIDERPEEVTDISRSIDGEVIASTFDRPADEHIRVANLALEKAKRLVEARRDVVILLDSITRLARASNLTVPPSGRTLSGGLDPSGLYFPKRFFGAARNFEEGGSLTIIGTALTDTGSRMDDVIYEEFKGTGNMELHLSRKLSEQRIFPAIDITKSGTRREELLIPDDELKRLWILRKRIAGVDEAGALNLIMDKLRQTETNAEFLNSIKLA, from the coding sequence ATGATTCAGCACCCGAAACCGAAATATACGTATGCTATGCTGTCGTCAAAGAACGCCGCGGACTTACGCAGGCTCGCCAAAGAACTCGACATAAACATACCCGCATCAATCCGCAAAGATGACCTAATCATAACGATACTCAAAGCGCAGGCCGAGAGCATGAATTACCGTTTCGGGGGCGGGACTCTTGAGATTCTCCCGGAGAATTTCGGCTTCCTCCGTCCCAAAGGAATGCTTCCGACTGACAGCGATGTGTATCTCTCATCGTCCCAGATTCGCAGGTTCGGACTCCGCAACGGCGATGTAATTTGGGGATTAATTCGGCCTCCCAGGGATCAGGAACACTACGAGGCGTTATTGAGAGTTGAGACGGTGAATTTTTCTGACCCGGAACACTCGCGAAGGCGGCCAATGTTCGCACAGCTTACGCCGATTTTCCCGGATCACAGACTCAGCCTAGAGTATGACCCGAAAGACCTCGCCACAAGGCTTGTTGACATGTTCGCGCCTATCGGACTCGGTCAGAGGGCTTTGCTTGTGTCGCCCCCGAAAGCCGGAAAAACTACCCTCCTAAAGCGAATCGCAAAGGCAATCACGGCAAATTCACCCGACATAATATTGATGGCGTTGCTGATTGACGAGAGGCCAGAAGAAGTTACCGACATTTCCCGCTCAATAGACGGAGAAGTGATAGCGTCAACGTTTGACCGTCCCGCCGATGAGCATATAAGGGTCGCGAATCTTGCGCTTGAGAAGGCAAAAAGACTCGTCGAGGCAAGAAGGGATGTTGTCATTCTGCTGGACTCTATCACGAGGCTTGCGAGAGCGTCAAACCTTACTGTGCCTCCTTCAGGGCGGACTCTTTCGGGCGGTCTTGACCCTTCCGGGCTGTATTTCCCAAAAAGATTTTTCGGGGCGGCGCGAAACTTTGAGGAAGGCGGGAGCTTAACGATAATCGGCACGGCTCTGACTGATACAGGCTCAAGAATGGATGATGTAATCTACGAGGAGTTCAAAGGCACCGGGAACATGGAGCTTCATTTGTCGCGGAAATTGTCGGAGCAGAGAATTTTTCCGGCGATAGACATCACAAAATCAGGGACTCGCCGCGAGGAGTTATTGATACCTGATGACGAACTCAAAAGGTTATGGATACTCCGAAAACGCATAGCGGGAGTCGATGAGGCCGGAGCATTGAATCTCATCATGGACAAATTACGGCAGACGGAGACAAACGCCGAATTTCTGAACTCGATAAAACTGGCGTAA
- a CDS encoding M20 family metallo-hydrolase, which yields MNSEILSSVSKLEGLMVSTLSRLCSFPAISPHNGGKGEDAKILELAKIIDELRLKDITLRVEYVDDDKAPSGRRPSLFLECPGKKSQRLCILSHIDVVPEGDLSAWTLDPFKPEVRGTRLYGRGVSDNGMCLVSSLFALKALQDAGITPEYSILLAFVADEEMGSHYGLEQLIERDIFRADDLVLVPDSGNDAGDFIEIAEKSVLRLKFTVTGKQVHAAYPNHGINACRAANMLAHEVDDALHAKFTQENPLYDVPFSTFEPTRRGANVPAVNIVPGREVFEFDCRILPEISLDDVIAVVNEIVADVETRTGAKIALAIDRSDAAEPTRAESEICRLLMKSVKNVLGIEPSAGGIGGGTFAVFFRKKGIPAVVWSQECDGVAHQPDEYTEIAYIVNNAKVFALMMAGE from the coding sequence TTGAACAGCGAAATATTATCCTCAGTATCAAAACTTGAAGGCTTGATGGTAAGCACACTTTCACGGCTTTGCAGCTTCCCGGCAATTTCCCCGCACAACGGCGGAAAAGGCGAGGACGCTAAAATTCTTGAGCTTGCCAAAATAATCGATGAGCTTAGACTCAAAGATATAACGCTCAGGGTTGAATATGTTGACGATGACAAAGCCCCATCCGGCAGGCGGCCTTCACTCTTCCTCGAATGCCCCGGCAAAAAGTCTCAAAGGCTGTGCATACTCTCACATATTGATGTCGTCCCTGAAGGTGATTTGTCCGCGTGGACTCTTGACCCCTTCAAGCCTGAAGTCAGGGGAACGAGATTATACGGGCGGGGCGTGAGCGACAACGGAATGTGCCTTGTGTCATCGCTTTTTGCGCTGAAGGCTCTTCAGGACGCGGGAATTACCCCGGAATACTCAATACTTCTTGCGTTTGTTGCTGACGAGGAAATGGGAAGCCATTACGGCCTCGAACAGCTCATAGAGCGCGACATTTTCCGGGCTGATGATTTAGTCCTAGTGCCTGACTCCGGGAATGACGCGGGCGACTTCATAGAGATCGCAGAAAAATCCGTACTCCGTCTGAAATTCACCGTAACAGGAAAGCAGGTACATGCCGCATATCCCAATCACGGAATAAACGCCTGCCGTGCCGCCAACATGCTCGCGCATGAAGTTGATGATGCACTTCACGCGAAATTCACGCAGGAAAATCCGCTGTATGATGTCCCGTTCTCCACGTTTGAGCCGACAAGGAGGGGTGCGAATGTCCCGGCGGTCAATATTGTTCCGGGCCGGGAAGTTTTCGAGTTCGACTGCCGAATACTGCCGGAAATCTCACTTGATGATGTTATCGCGGTCGTGAATGAAATTGTTGCTGACGTTGAGACCCGGACGGGGGCAAAAATCGCGCTTGCGATTGACAGATCAGACGCTGCCGAGCCTACGAGGGCTGAGTCTGAGATTTGCCGACTGCTGATGAAGAGCGTGAAAAATGTGCTGGGTATTGAGCCTTCAGCCGGGGGAATCGGCGGGGGGACTTTCGCGGTTTTCTTCAGGAAGAAAGGAATCCCGGCGGTTGTGTGGTCTCAGGAGTGCGACGGAGTAGCGCACCAGCCTGACGAGTATACAGAGATTGCCTACATTGTGAACAACGCAAAAGTTTTCGCGCTAATGATGGCGGGGGAGTGA
- a CDS encoding metal-dependent transcriptional regulator, protein MLSPRIEDYLEELFLLESTGRKITVTDLADRLKITKGTVTATVQKLVDLELVKHERYGNLHLTDAGRRRGMTVFHRHEGFRAFFHELLGLDRDHSSEMACSMEHYIDPVTEERLYALLEYFRKARAEHQPWVDEIFLAIEKPVLIVPVPLTVCDPGAEGAVLRITADEPLRKELAKKGLAIGAEVRLTDNDRDIFTCVISHETVKLPLNEAAAVWIQQPSKS, encoded by the coding sequence ATGCTGTCTCCAAGAATCGAGGACTATTTAGAGGAGCTGTTTCTCCTCGAAAGCACAGGCCGGAAAATCACAGTAACAGACCTCGCCGACCGTCTCAAAATCACAAAAGGCACCGTAACCGCAACCGTTCAGAAGCTCGTAGATCTCGAACTCGTAAAGCATGAACGCTACGGCAATTTACACCTGACAGACGCGGGGCGCAGGCGTGGAATGACGGTCTTCCACAGGCACGAGGGCTTCAGAGCGTTCTTTCATGAGCTTCTCGGACTTGACCGCGATCACTCGTCCGAAATGGCCTGCTCAATGGAACACTACATTGACCCCGTAACAGAAGAAAGGCTGTATGCGCTGCTTGAGTATTTCCGAAAGGCAAGGGCGGAGCATCAGCCGTGGGTTGATGAAATATTCCTGGCGATTGAGAAGCCCGTGCTGATTGTGCCTGTTCCGCTGACAGTATGCGACCCAGGCGCGGAAGGGGCTGTGCTGAGGATTACTGCTGACGAGCCTTTGAGGAAGGAGCTTGCGAAAAAGGGATTGGCGATTGGCGCGGAAGTGAGATTAACCGACAACGACCGCGATATTTTCACCTGCGTTATTTCGCATGAGACCGTGAAACTTCCGCTGAACGAGGCCGCCGCAGTATGGATTCAGCAACCCTCGAAATCATAG